In a genomic window of Variovorax paradoxus:
- a CDS encoding LysR family transcriptional regulator yields the protein MRGAEYFELSAFIAVLEQGSFQRAAEQLRLSPSALSQVIRGLEKRVNARLLNRTTRSLSPTDAGARLHARIKPAFGEINAAVTDLGNLGGSPTGTLRLHLPRLAARVFLEPLFGRFRSAYPDIVLDVTVDDALVNIVEHGFDLGMRLTEELDNDVVALPVGPPMRYVAVASPAYLAECGAPSKPPDLLTHRCISWRQHGSGGVGKWEFRKGRRTHSVAVEGTLVVSERNLALSAALQGVGIAFIAQQLAAPFIADGLLIVLLDDWSPPRSCWNVYYHKQHHTPRTVRAFLDFVDSVRKSTE from the coding sequence ATGCGAGGAGCTGAGTACTTTGAATTGAGTGCGTTTATAGCCGTGCTGGAGCAGGGAAGCTTCCAGAGAGCGGCTGAGCAACTGCGCCTTAGTCCCTCGGCCCTCAGTCAGGTAATCCGAGGGCTTGAAAAGCGGGTCAACGCACGTTTGCTTAACCGTACGACTCGAAGTCTCTCGCCCACCGACGCTGGTGCGCGCTTGCATGCTCGCATCAAGCCTGCCTTCGGCGAAATCAACGCAGCCGTCACGGACCTCGGCAACTTGGGCGGCTCACCGACTGGGACGCTTCGCCTCCACCTGCCTAGGCTGGCGGCTCGCGTATTCCTGGAACCTTTGTTCGGGCGCTTCCGAAGTGCTTACCCGGATATCGTCCTGGACGTTACTGTGGACGACGCGCTCGTCAACATCGTCGAGCACGGGTTCGATCTGGGCATGAGGCTGACCGAAGAGCTGGACAACGATGTCGTGGCGCTGCCGGTGGGCCCCCCCATGCGTTATGTAGCCGTCGCCTCACCAGCTTACCTTGCAGAATGTGGCGCGCCTTCAAAACCACCCGATCTTCTGACTCACCGCTGCATCAGCTGGCGTCAACACGGCAGCGGCGGCGTGGGGAAGTGGGAGTTCCGCAAAGGAAGGCGTACGCACTCGGTTGCCGTCGAAGGGACGCTGGTCGTGTCGGAACGCAACTTGGCGCTTTCAGCGGCGCTCCAGGGCGTTGGCATCGCTTTTATCGCGCAGCAGCTTGCAGCGCCCTTCATTGCAGATGGCTTGCTGATCGTACTTCTTGACGACTGGTCCCCACCTCGCTCGTGCTGGAACGTGTACTACCACAAGCAGCATCACACACCTCGGACAGTGCGAGCGTTCCTCGACTTCGTCGATTCTGTCAGAAAATCAACAGAATGA
- a CDS encoding GntR family transcriptional regulator: MAMILSGELAPNEVIAERQLALQLGISRTPLREAFRRLEGERLLERQRSGTLVVRALPIEEYISILHVRRVLESEAASLAAGRIPSTELERLRSRAHAVLGLPPGAAVPEAQDDEDLHTVIAAAGGNPVLEEMIRNLRTRTSMFRFGRLPSRRHDVMREHLAIVEALATGDANAARSAMEQHIDQVRQTIIAKLSGQYRSL; this comes from the coding sequence ATGGCCATGATCCTCAGCGGCGAGTTGGCTCCGAACGAGGTCATTGCGGAGAGGCAGCTCGCGCTTCAACTCGGCATTTCGCGGACCCCGCTGCGCGAGGCTTTCCGGCGCCTCGAGGGCGAGCGGCTGTTGGAACGGCAACGCTCCGGAACGCTTGTGGTGCGGGCATTGCCGATCGAGGAATACATCAGCATCCTGCATGTGCGACGCGTGCTTGAAAGCGAGGCTGCAAGCTTGGCCGCAGGTCGCATCCCATCCACCGAACTTGAGCGGCTGCGCAGCCGTGCGCACGCGGTGCTAGGTCTGCCACCGGGTGCTGCTGTGCCGGAGGCTCAGGACGACGAGGATTTGCACACGGTGATCGCTGCGGCAGGGGGCAATCCGGTCCTGGAAGAGATGATCCGAAACCTGCGCACGCGTACGTCGATGTTTCGTTTCGGCCGTTTGCCGTCGCGCCGGCATGACGTCATGCGGGAGCACCTCGCCATTGTCGAAGCGTTAGCCACCGGAGATGCGAATGCAGCGCGTAGTGCGATGGAGCAACACATCGACCAAGTGCGCCAGACGATCATCGCAAAACTCAGTGGTCAGTATCGCAGTCTATAA
- a CDS encoding acyclic terpene utilization AtuA family protein yields MISSSTINVLVPTGALGAGIRAEDVDAGLAAGAHAIACDAGSTDSGPAYLAQARCKYSRAAIKADLAILMRAQARSRVPLLIGSCGTSGCDEAVDWTRDIALEIAQEQGLEPRIALLYSEQAPAQMQRAAQREAIRPLPPITTVDPSAFVQCDHIVALMGPEPYVAALEAGADIVLGGRTTDTAVLAAVPLMRGMSEGAAWHAGKIAECGGLCATSPREGGVMVRVGVDFFDVEPLRSSNRCTPYTVSAHMLYENSDPFLLTEPGGVLDVSQASYRALDERSVRVTGSRFVRTPYTMKLEGAAASAYQTIMLTGIQDPKPLADLGPFLSRMHQALTARVEETLGAAAGSYDISLRPYGWNAVTGIEEDFVPREIGLLFVATAATQDMATQIAKTCNPLFFHMPVHREAELPSYAFPFSPAEIERGAVYEFRLNHVIEVDDPRELVRTTFINLGEKAHA; encoded by the coding sequence ATGATTTCCTCCTCCACCATAAATGTCCTGGTGCCGACCGGCGCCCTCGGCGCTGGCATCCGAGCTGAAGACGTGGACGCCGGCCTTGCGGCTGGCGCCCATGCGATCGCCTGCGATGCCGGATCCACCGACAGTGGCCCGGCATACCTCGCGCAAGCCAGATGCAAATACTCGCGCGCCGCCATCAAAGCAGACCTCGCCATCCTCATGCGCGCTCAGGCGCGCTCCAGGGTGCCACTGCTGATCGGCTCGTGCGGCACCTCCGGCTGCGACGAAGCCGTCGACTGGACGCGTGACATAGCACTGGAGATCGCGCAGGAACAGGGACTTGAGCCGCGCATCGCCCTGTTGTACTCAGAACAGGCGCCGGCGCAGATGCAGCGCGCTGCGCAGCGCGAGGCCATCCGCCCACTCCCTCCGATCACCACGGTCGACCCGTCAGCTTTCGTGCAGTGCGATCACATCGTCGCTCTCATGGGGCCTGAGCCCTACGTGGCCGCTCTCGAGGCGGGCGCGGACATCGTCCTCGGGGGGCGCACCACCGACACCGCCGTCCTGGCGGCAGTTCCGCTGATGAGGGGCATGAGCGAAGGCGCAGCCTGGCACGCGGGGAAGATCGCCGAGTGTGGGGGGCTGTGCGCAACCAGCCCACGTGAAGGCGGCGTGATGGTGCGTGTCGGCGTCGATTTCTTCGATGTGGAGCCCCTGCGTTCGAGCAACCGGTGCACGCCGTACACCGTATCGGCGCACATGCTCTACGAAAACAGCGACCCGTTCCTGCTGACGGAGCCCGGCGGCGTACTGGATGTGTCGCAAGCAAGCTATCGGGCGCTCGACGAGCGCAGCGTTCGCGTGACAGGGTCGCGTTTCGTTCGCACGCCCTACACGATGAAACTGGAAGGGGCCGCCGCCTCGGCGTACCAGACGATCATGCTAACGGGCATCCAAGATCCCAAGCCTCTCGCCGATCTTGGGCCCTTTCTCTCGCGCATGCATCAGGCATTGACTGCGAGGGTGGAGGAGACCCTGGGTGCCGCCGCGGGCAGCTATGACATTTCATTGCGTCCCTATGGATGGAATGCTGTGACTGGCATCGAGGAGGACTTTGTCCCGCGGGAGATTGGATTGCTGTTCGTTGCGACCGCGGCAACGCAGGATATGGCGACACAGATCGCCAAGACCTGCAATCCGTTGTTCTTCCACATGCCCGTGCACCGGGAAGCAGAGCTACCGAGCTATGCCTTTCCCTTTTCACCGGCGGAGATCGAGCGCGGGGCGGTCTACGAGTTTCGCCTCAACCATGTCATCGAGGTAGACGATCCGCGCGAGCTGGTCCGCACCACCTTCATCAACCTCGGAGAGAAAGCCCATGCCTAA
- a CDS encoding DUF4387 domain-containing protein, producing MPKLMDVCRHVRSKNAGPFWITVDLFFKDAEAYSQHVDALALQPEAVARVFGIQSSAVKRFPVPDLDVLKLSFPRKVPQGGVLERDMHGGQQYVRLLSIEL from the coding sequence ATGCCTAAGCTGATGGATGTCTGTCGACACGTCCGTTCGAAGAACGCCGGACCGTTCTGGATCACCGTAGATCTCTTCTTCAAGGATGCCGAAGCCTACTCCCAGCACGTCGATGCTCTCGCGCTTCAGCCCGAGGCTGTAGCGCGCGTCTTCGGTATCCAGTCTTCCGCCGTCAAGCGCTTTCCGGTTCCAGATCTCGATGTGCTGAAGCTCTCGTTTCCCCGCAAGGTTCCGCAAGGGGGAGTCCTTGAGCGCGACATGCACGGAGGGCAGCAGTACGTCCGACTTCTGTCCATCGAGCTCTGA
- a CDS encoding tripartite tricarboxylate transporter substrate binding protein has translation MNRSPISRRALVLRSLATPLLGLPLGAFAQHAWPSRAVRLLTGTPAGDSTDASARQIAQRLSIALGQSVFVENKPGAHGFIVSETVKNAPKDGYTLLMSSGGQMAINPSLYRKMPYDPVKDFVPVIQINNGFLYLAVNNEVPVKTVTEFIAYAKERAGKLNYGSGGSGTTQHLTMELLKKRAGLSISHVPYRGSPLVLQDLMGGSIDCAFDAGASILPQARQGKVRLIGVTSPTRLPSSPEVPTFIEQGLSGFESRVWSGLFAPTGTPPNVVQRLNRAVNDMLRDPSFIDFIHRSGGEPAGGSSEALASFLSAEIAKWAPVVRESGAQVD, from the coding sequence ATGAATCGCTCCCCAATTTCACGCCGAGCCCTTGTCCTCCGCTCCCTCGCGACGCCTCTCCTGGGCTTGCCGCTGGGCGCCTTCGCGCAGCACGCGTGGCCCAGCCGTGCAGTACGGCTGCTCACCGGCACGCCCGCAGGCGACTCCACCGATGCCAGCGCACGACAGATCGCGCAGCGATTGTCTATAGCCCTCGGCCAGTCCGTTTTTGTCGAAAACAAGCCCGGTGCGCACGGCTTCATTGTCAGCGAGACTGTCAAGAATGCGCCCAAGGATGGCTACACGTTGCTGATGTCATCGGGAGGCCAGATGGCGATCAATCCCTCGCTGTACAGGAAGATGCCCTACGACCCGGTCAAGGACTTCGTTCCCGTGATTCAGATCAATAACGGCTTCCTGTACCTTGCGGTCAACAACGAAGTACCGGTAAAAACCGTGACGGAATTCATCGCATACGCGAAGGAACGGGCGGGCAAGCTGAACTACGGCTCTGGGGGCAGCGGGACGACGCAGCATCTCACGATGGAACTGCTGAAGAAGCGGGCAGGCCTGTCGATCTCCCATGTTCCCTATCGCGGCTCTCCCCTCGTGCTTCAGGACCTGATGGGGGGTTCCATCGATTGCGCATTCGACGCGGGTGCGTCGATCCTGCCACAGGCCCGACAGGGCAAGGTGCGTTTGATCGGCGTCACCAGCCCCACCCGCCTGCCCTCCTCGCCGGAGGTGCCCACCTTCATCGAGCAAGGGCTGAGCGGTTTCGAGTCTCGCGTGTGGTCCGGGCTGTTCGCACCTACGGGCACGCCGCCGAACGTGGTGCAGCGCCTGAACCGCGCGGTGAACGACATGCTTCGCGACCCCTCGTTCATCGACTTCATCCATCGCTCCGGCGGTGAGCCTGCGGGCGGGAGCAGCGAAGCGCTCGCAAGCTTCTTGTCAGCGGAAATCGCCAAGTGGGCGCCTGTGGTGCGCGAATCGGGAGCGCAGGTTGACTGA